From a single Chlorocebus sabaeus isolate Y175 chromosome X, mChlSab1.0.hap1, whole genome shotgun sequence genomic region:
- the LOC103247327 gene encoding heterogeneous nuclear ribonucleoprotein A1-like, with amino-acid sequence MSKSESPKEPNRQRKLFIGVLSFETTNESLRSHFEQWGTLLDGVVMRVPNTKHSRVFGFFAYATVEEADAAMNARPHKVDGRVVEPKRAVSREDSQRPGAHLTVKNIFVGGIKEDTEEHHHLIDYFEQYGKIEVTEIMTDRGSGKKRGFAFVTFDDHDSVDKLVVQKYHTVNGHNCEVRKVLSKQEMASASSSQRGRSGSGNFGGGCGGGFGGNDNFSRGRNFSGHGGFGGSHGGGGYDGSGDDCNGFGNDGSNFAGGGSYIDFGNYNNQSSNSGPMKGGNFEGRSSGPYDGGGQYFAKP; translated from the coding sequence ATGTCTAAGTCAGAGTCTCCTAAAGAGCCCAACCGGCAGAGGAAGCTTTTCATTGGAGTGTTGAGCTTTGAAACAACCAATGAGAGCCTGAGGAGTCATTTTGAGCAATGGGGAACGCTCCTGGACGGTGTGGTAATGAGAGTTCCAAACACCAAGCACTCCAGGGTCTTTGGGTTTTTCGCATATGCCACTGTGGAGGAGGCAGATGCAGCCATGAATGCAAGGCCACACAAGGTGGATGGAAGAGTTGTGGAACCAAAGAGAGCAGTCTCAAGAGAAGATTCTCAAAGACCAGGTGCCCACTTAactgtgaaaaatatatttgttggtggcattaaagaagacactgaagaacatcatCACCTAATAGATTATTTTGAACAGTATGGAAAAATCGAAGTGACTGAAATCATGACTGACCGAGGCAGTGGCAAGAAAAGGGGCTTTGCCTTTGTAACCTTTGACGACCATGACTCCGTGGATAAGCTTGTGGTTCAGAAATACCATACTGTGAATGGCCACAACTGTGAAGTTAGGAAAGTCCTGTCAAAGCAAGAGATGGCGAGTGCTTCATCCAGCCAAAGAGGACGAAGTGGTTCTGGAAactttggtggtggttgtggagGTGGTTTTGGTGGGAATGACAACTTTAGTCGTGGAAGAAACTTCAGTGGTCATGGTGGCTTTGGTGGCAGCCATGGTGGTGGTGGATATGATGGCAGTGGGGATGACTGTAATGGATTTGGTAATGATGGAAGCAATTTTGCAGGTGGTGGAAGCTACATTGATTTTGGCAATTACAACAATCAGTCTTCAAATTCTGGACCCATGAAGGGAGGAAATTTTGAAGGCAGAAGCTCTGGCCCCTATGATGGTGGAGGCCAATACTTTGCCAAACCATGA